From the Saccharobesus litoralis genome, one window contains:
- a CDS encoding beta-galactosidase, producing the protein MFSQSRSQLLKLGGIWIISSVALSGCKAVEDTNTQTSNQTAKSTSKKLTHDIMLFNFEDGKIPADVKIRNGKTTLTNKESAIDGKHSLLVEVNTKDNSKAGMALRPAKPYDWSMYEDFHLAFDLTNKGTESVQINLTMTDKSGGFYTRGLVVPVGETATYYAKMDGHDQQDPPWATKSEFNFASGFRSNPVTWQSDDRQVFSFWGNKRLDLSGITAISFGQSGLLSDRQFTIDNIRLRPNPEMDENFLAGLIDKFGQNAKVDYPSKIQSDEHLAEVTAAELASLKGEPMADRSRFHGWKNGPRYEATGYFRTQKVEGKWALIDPEGYLYFSTGIDIIRLSNSSTMTGYDFDQNLIPKRTKDMTVAEDDQPLNPAPVEARPTRFVANETRASVFNWLPDYDDELGNHFGYRRETQSGPLKHGETYSFYSANLERKYGETYPESYMDTWRSVTLRRMIDWGYTSLGNWSQQEYYGNNKIPFVAFADIIGDFGTLSSGFDFWHGVPDPYDPRFYVRSVAAAEHVAAQTNGTPWCMGVFMDNEQSFGRQGSDETRYGIVLNTLTRDAAKVHAKAAFTKILKAKYKNISNLNKAWNKNIASWDAFAKGIDAGINTPAQSKDYSDLTYQYGVKYFGTVNKALKSVLPNHLYLGSRLPKWGMPIEIIRAAAENSDIITYNLYEEGLAANEWDFLAEIDAPSLIGEFSFASSDQGHVHPGIVIAADQKDRGVKLKKYLHSIIDNPYFVGAHMFQYMDGPIAGRAYDGENYPTGIVSVTDVPYEHMVNAAKDVHQNLYQRRYGYLLNK; encoded by the coding sequence ATGTTTAGCCAATCTCGCTCACAATTATTAAAACTCGGTGGCATATGGATTATCTCCAGTGTTGCCTTGTCCGGCTGTAAGGCTGTTGAAGACACTAACACACAAACGTCTAATCAAACTGCGAAAAGCACCTCAAAAAAACTAACTCATGACATCATGTTGTTCAATTTTGAAGATGGCAAAATTCCGGCCGATGTCAAAATTCGCAACGGCAAAACCACACTGACCAATAAAGAATCTGCGATTGACGGTAAGCATTCGCTATTAGTTGAAGTCAATACCAAAGACAACAGTAAAGCCGGCATGGCGTTACGCCCAGCTAAACCTTATGACTGGAGCATGTACGAAGACTTTCACTTAGCATTTGATTTAACCAATAAAGGCACAGAGTCAGTGCAAATCAATTTAACCATGACAGATAAAAGCGGCGGTTTTTATACTCGTGGTTTAGTCGTGCCGGTTGGTGAAACCGCCACTTATTACGCAAAAATGGATGGTCACGACCAGCAAGATCCACCTTGGGCTACGAAAAGTGAATTTAACTTTGCATCTGGTTTTCGCTCCAACCCTGTCACTTGGCAATCGGATGATCGCCAAGTGTTTTCGTTTTGGGGAAATAAACGCTTAGATCTTAGCGGGATCACGGCAATTAGCTTTGGCCAATCGGGTTTATTAAGTGATCGGCAATTTACCATCGACAATATTCGTTTACGTCCCAATCCTGAAATGGATGAAAACTTTTTGGCCGGCTTAATCGATAAATTTGGCCAAAACGCCAAAGTGGATTACCCAAGTAAAATCCAATCTGACGAGCATTTAGCTGAAGTGACAGCTGCAGAACTGGCCAGTTTAAAAGGCGAGCCAATGGCCGATCGCTCTCGGTTCCACGGTTGGAAAAACGGTCCACGCTATGAAGCAACTGGTTATTTCCGCACGCAAAAAGTCGAAGGCAAATGGGCACTGATCGATCCAGAAGGCTATTTATACTTCTCAACCGGTATCGATATTATTCGTTTATCTAATTCGTCTACCATGACAGGTTATGACTTTGATCAAAACCTGATCCCTAAACGTACTAAAGACATGACAGTGGCTGAAGATGATCAACCACTAAACCCCGCACCTGTCGAGGCTCGCCCTACGCGTTTTGTCGCTAATGAAACACGGGCAAGTGTATTTAACTGGTTGCCAGATTATGACGATGAGCTAGGTAATCACTTTGGCTACCGTCGTGAAACCCAAAGCGGGCCATTAAAACACGGGGAAACCTACAGCTTTTACAGCGCCAATTTAGAACGCAAATACGGCGAAACTTACCCTGAATCCTATATGGATACTTGGCGCAGCGTAACTTTACGCCGCATGATCGATTGGGGTTACACCTCATTAGGCAACTGGTCGCAACAAGAGTACTACGGCAATAACAAAATCCCTTTTGTTGCCTTTGCCGACATTATTGGCGATTTTGGCACGTTAAGCAGTGGTTTTGACTTTTGGCATGGTGTACCAGATCCATACGATCCACGCTTTTATGTGCGTTCTGTCGCCGCGGCTGAGCATGTTGCGGCTCAAACCAATGGTACTCCTTGGTGCATGGGGGTATTTATGGACAACGAACAAAGTTTTGGTCGTCAAGGTAGCGACGAAACTCGCTATGGCATTGTTTTAAACACCTTAACCCGTGATGCTGCCAAGGTACACGCTAAAGCAGCTTTTACCAAAATACTCAAAGCCAAATATAAAAATATTTCGAACTTGAACAAGGCATGGAACAAAAATATTGCCTCGTGGGATGCCTTTGCTAAAGGCATCGATGCAGGAATTAACACCCCAGCTCAATCTAAAGATTACTCTGATTTAACTTATCAGTATGGGGTTAAATACTTTGGTACGGTTAATAAAGCGCTAAAATCGGTATTGCCTAACCATTTGTATTTAGGTTCGCGCTTACCAAAATGGGGCATGCCAATTGAGATCATTCGCGCTGCGGCAGAAAATAGCGACATTATCACTTACAACTTGTATGAAGAGGGCTTAGCCGCCAATGAATGGGACTTCTTAGCTGAAATTGATGCACCAAGCTTAATTGGTGAATTTAGCTTTGCTTCTTCTGATCAGGGCCATGTCCACCCAGGTATTGTGATCGCAGCGGATCAAAAAGATCGCGGCGTGAAGTTGAAAAAGTACCTACACTCAATTATCGACAACCCATACTTTGTTGGCGCGCATATGTTCCAATATATGGATGGACCGATTGCAGGTCGCGCTTATGATGGTGAGAACTACCCAACAGGTATTGTCAGTGTGACCGATGTGCCTTACGAACACATGGTTAACGCCGCCAAAGACGTGCACCAAAACCTTTATCAGCGTCGTTATGGCTACTTGTTAAATAAATAG
- the rpmE gene encoding 50S ribosomal protein L31 codes for MKSGIHPEYAEITAKCSCGNVIKTRSTVGKDLNLDVCSECHPFYTGKQRVVDTGGRVDRFKKRFGALSSKK; via the coding sequence ATGAAATCTGGTATCCATCCGGAATATGCAGAGATCACTGCAAAGTGTTCTTGCGGCAACGTTATCAAAACACGTTCAACTGTTGGTAAAGACTTAAACCTAGACGTATGTTCAGAATGTCACCCGTTCTACACTGGTAAGCAACGTGTTGTTGATACTGGTGGTCGTGTTGACCGCTTCAAGAAGCGTTTCGGTGCACTTTCTAGCAAAAAATAA
- the pmbA gene encoding metalloprotease PmbA: MLDEMKRVESAVDNALAYAKSLGATSAEVSISKTQGLQVSSRLGEVETVEFNHDGALGIALWNGQRKGSASTSDLSKAAIEQTVKAAFDIAKYTSEDPCSGLADASLMVQDKVDLDLYHPSNLTPEQAIDITKRCEQAAFDTDSKIKNSDGASFSSHHGFRVYGNSHGVLQSYPSSRHSLSCAVIGESGSDMQRDYAYTVSRLMAQLDSPEKVGQDAALETVSRLDGKQLSTGKMPVMFRSDIASGLFGHFIAAISGGNLYRKSSYLLDALNTQVFPEWLTILEDPFIKQGLASSYFDNEGVITQTRNIVEQGVLQTWLMSSYAARKMGLQSTGHAGGIHNWRLQKANQSPANFDAMLQALGTGLLVTELMGQGVNVVTGDYSRGAAGFWVENGKIQYPVQEITIAGNLKDMLQNIVAIGDDIDPRGSIYSGSILLEELQVAGA, from the coding sequence ATGCTTGATGAAATGAAACGTGTTGAATCCGCTGTCGATAATGCCTTAGCTTATGCTAAGTCGCTGGGGGCCACTTCGGCCGAGGTTTCAATTTCGAAAACCCAAGGATTACAAGTTTCATCGCGTTTGGGTGAGGTAGAAACGGTCGAATTTAATCATGACGGTGCATTAGGTATTGCATTATGGAATGGCCAACGCAAAGGTTCGGCTTCTACGTCTGATCTATCTAAAGCGGCAATTGAGCAAACGGTTAAAGCCGCGTTCGATATTGCGAAATATACCTCTGAAGATCCGTGTTCAGGCTTGGCTGATGCCAGTTTAATGGTGCAAGATAAGGTCGATTTAGATTTATATCACCCAAGTAATCTTACCCCTGAGCAAGCGATAGACATAACGAAACGATGTGAACAAGCCGCGTTTGATACCGACAGTAAAATTAAAAACTCTGATGGCGCGAGTTTTTCTAGTCATCATGGTTTTCGCGTTTACGGCAATAGCCATGGCGTATTGCAGTCTTACCCAAGTTCGCGCCACAGTTTAAGCTGCGCGGTTATTGGTGAGTCGGGCAGTGATATGCAACGTGATTATGCTTATACGGTATCACGCTTAATGGCGCAGTTGGACTCGCCTGAAAAAGTAGGGCAAGACGCGGCATTAGAAACTGTGTCGCGTTTAGATGGCAAGCAGCTAAGCACAGGCAAAATGCCAGTCATGTTCCGTTCAGACATCGCGAGTGGCTTGTTTGGCCATTTTATTGCGGCGATCAGTGGTGGTAATTTATATCGTAAATCATCTTACTTATTGGATGCGCTTAATACTCAAGTTTTTCCAGAATGGCTTACCATTCTCGAAGATCCTTTTATTAAGCAAGGTTTAGCCAGTAGTTATTTTGATAACGAAGGCGTTATTACTCAAACCCGCAATATAGTTGAACAAGGTGTATTGCAAACTTGGTTAATGTCGAGTTATGCCGCGCGCAAAATGGGTTTGCAAAGTACCGGACATGCTGGCGGTATTCACAATTGGCGCTTACAAAAAGCTAATCAATCGCCGGCAAATTTTGATGCTATGTTGCAAGCCTTAGGCACGGGATTACTGGTTACAGAACTTATGGGGCAGGGCGTTAATGTCGTAACCGGTGATTACTCACGCGGCGCCGCAGGTTTTTGGGTTGAAAATGGTAAAATTCAGTACCCAGTACAGGAAATTACCATAGCCGGTAATTTAAAAGACATGTTGCAAAATATTGTAGCGATTGGTGATGATATTGATCCGCGTGGCAGTATTTATTCTGGCTCTATTTTATTAGAAGAGTTACAGGTGGCTGGTGCTTAG